Proteins encoded in a region of the Paenibacillus sp. W2I17 genome:
- a CDS encoding sugar ABC transporter permease, which produces MLKELNKNKIMFLMLLPTLIFFLINSYFPMVGIYYAFTRYDFEGGLFGSPFVGLENFKFLWQSGMLLKLTTNTVGYNLAFIILGNGLAIFCAIMLSEIRGRLFKKITQSVMFLPYFISFVLLSVIAYNMFNYESGFVNTVLKRFEAGPVDIYNTPWIWVFLIIIFYLWKNLGYSMVIYLAAITGISDEYYEAARIDGANIFQRIWYITVPMLKPTFVILLLFSLGSIMKGQFDLFYQLIGNNGVLYNATDIIDTYVYRSLKVTFDIGMATAAGLYQSLFGFILIMTVNYIIRKVNEDYALF; this is translated from the coding sequence ATGCTCAAAGAATTGAACAAAAACAAAATCATGTTTCTGATGCTGTTGCCCACGCTGATCTTTTTTCTGATTAACTCGTATTTTCCGATGGTCGGCATCTATTATGCGTTTACCCGGTATGATTTTGAAGGCGGATTATTTGGCAGTCCATTTGTCGGTCTGGAGAACTTTAAGTTCCTATGGCAATCCGGAATGTTGCTCAAGCTCACAACCAATACCGTGGGTTACAATCTCGCCTTCATTATATTAGGAAACGGTCTGGCGATCTTCTGTGCGATCATGCTTAGCGAAATCCGGGGCAGGTTATTCAAAAAAATCACGCAATCCGTCATGTTCTTGCCGTATTTCATCTCATTTGTACTATTAAGTGTAATCGCTTACAACATGTTTAACTACGAGTCGGGTTTTGTGAACACGGTGCTGAAACGTTTTGAGGCCGGCCCGGTCGACATTTATAATACACCCTGGATCTGGGTGTTCCTGATCATCATCTTTTATCTATGGAAAAATCTTGGATACAGCATGGTCATCTATCTGGCCGCCATAACGGGTATCAGTGACGAGTATTATGAAGCTGCCCGAATCGACGGGGCCAATATATTTCAGCGGATCTGGTACATTACAGTACCGATGCTGAAGCCAACCTTTGTCATCCTGTTGTTGTTCTCACTCGGCAGCATTATGAAGGGGCAGTTTGACCTGTTCTATCAACTGATCGGTAACAACGGGGTGCTGTACAATGCTACAGATATTATTGATACGTATGTGTATCGTTCACTGAAAGTAACGTTTGATATCGGGATGGCAACGGCTGCTGGTTTGTATCAATCGTTGTTTGGATTCATTTTGATCATGACCGTCAACTATATTATTCGCAAAGTAAATGAGGACTACGCCTTGTTCTAG
- a CDS encoding AraC family transcriptional regulator yields the protein MRKRSEDSQKVFTRILIGIIISTVATLLVASSILYVNYNRIALRQVYRTDMNSLTQTSREVAKMTETAKSLSYQIYQDYTISSLLLYSKPNIYEITSAMEQLDNYRMSLPFIESIYVYNSKSNEFFISSNVRNGQQSISEIDDQGITSILQRFHDYKPFVPIPRKYQVGSTEATEVNSYTYLCYDTINDNAKLNYAVIVNIKDDWLSPNMNAVDQPGKTFIVNENGDLLSDFGDRALMKNLSSEAFMKPIMQDTEQSAYFTEKVDGEKSLITYTAPDDLGWRYVRITPYDLITSDIRSMRTHTVLFCVGLLFAGLLLSYLVSRKLYLPIDKVLVRLRVMEAERRGSLHLLRQDFLRGALQGRETVTGGMLEERMKFYGSSIDVQRTSRLVLLRIDHFTEFYETYRDETQLVKYAMMNICTETADLHYNAEAVDMGGDLITLIFNEKAESHELGQPAHNRIEELLRMMQAAVMTHLKCSISCTIGTEEDSLEDSIASYTRSAEASLHRLFMGPGCLIYTADIMAYHAKEYAFPAGKERQLVDHLMTGRTREAKQVYADIVGETAAYPFTVFQLALSHLTMTLNHVRNTLKKNNQLTLDSVSDGLMLPVKDAEDISEVHEHFYRMFDELGSKVEEKRTLKHEELIRKINGIIERDYADPNLCLTSIADELGMSPIYVSRLYKQLTLKGLTDVINETRIAKAQHLLVETENSVADIAERTGFTNSSYFYRMFKKFNGVTPNDYRRKEFHSENF from the coding sequence ATGCGTAAACGTTCAGAGGACAGTCAGAAGGTCTTCACACGGATTCTGATCGGCATTATTATCAGTACCGTCGCTACCTTACTTGTGGCTTCTTCTATTTTGTATGTCAACTATAATCGGATTGCTCTTCGCCAGGTGTATCGTACAGATATGAACAGTCTTACTCAAACCAGCCGTGAAGTGGCCAAAATGACCGAGACTGCAAAATCATTGTCATATCAGATTTATCAGGACTACACTATCTCTTCATTACTGCTCTATTCCAAACCAAATATCTATGAGATCACATCGGCGATGGAGCAGCTAGACAACTACCGTATGTCCCTTCCCTTTATCGAATCCATCTATGTATATAACTCCAAAAGTAATGAATTCTTTATCAGTTCCAACGTGCGCAATGGGCAGCAGTCCATCTCGGAGATCGATGATCAGGGGATTACAAGCATCCTCCAACGCTTCCATGACTATAAACCTTTTGTGCCCATCCCTCGTAAATATCAGGTCGGCTCTACCGAAGCAACAGAGGTTAACAGCTACACCTATCTCTGTTATGACACGATTAATGATAACGCGAAGCTAAACTATGCTGTCATCGTTAATATCAAGGATGATTGGCTCAGTCCGAATATGAATGCTGTGGATCAACCAGGCAAAACCTTTATCGTGAATGAGAATGGAGACCTTTTATCTGACTTTGGCGACCGTGCATTGATGAAAAATCTCTCCAGCGAAGCTTTTATGAAACCAATTATGCAGGATACGGAGCAGTCAGCTTACTTTACCGAGAAGGTCGACGGAGAAAAATCTCTCATCACCTATACCGCTCCCGATGACCTGGGTTGGCGTTATGTGAGAATAACACCTTATGATCTGATTACCTCAGATATACGAAGTATGCGAACACATACCGTTCTGTTTTGTGTTGGACTTCTCTTCGCAGGGTTGCTGCTCTCTTACCTTGTGTCCCGAAAACTATATCTCCCTATTGATAAGGTGCTTGTTCGTTTACGTGTGATGGAAGCAGAGCGACGTGGCAGTCTTCATTTGTTACGGCAGGATTTTCTGCGGGGGGCTCTGCAGGGCCGTGAAACAGTAACTGGAGGTATGCTGGAAGAACGGATGAAGTTCTATGGTTCCTCTATTGACGTTCAGCGTACATCCAGGCTGGTATTGCTGCGTATTGACCATTTTACCGAATTCTACGAAACGTACCGTGATGAGACCCAGCTTGTAAAATACGCCATGATGAACATATGCACCGAGACAGCCGATCTCCACTACAATGCAGAAGCTGTGGACATGGGCGGTGATCTGATCACACTCATCTTCAATGAAAAAGCGGAAAGCCATGAACTTGGGCAACCTGCTCATAACCGGATCGAAGAGCTGCTACGTATGATGCAGGCTGCTGTAATGACCCATCTGAAATGCTCCATTTCCTGTACGATCGGCACGGAAGAAGATTCATTGGAAGACAGTATTGCATCCTACACCAGATCAGCCGAAGCCTCACTGCATCGTTTGTTCATGGGACCGGGCTGTCTGATCTATACCGCTGACATCATGGCTTATCACGCCAAGGAGTACGCATTCCCAGCAGGTAAGGAAAGACAGCTTGTCGATCATCTAATGACAGGCAGGACGCGAGAAGCAAAACAAGTCTATGCAGATATCGTCGGCGAAACAGCCGCATATCCATTTACCGTCTTCCAACTAGCCTTATCCCATCTGACGATGACACTGAACCATGTACGAAACACCCTCAAGAAGAATAATCAACTCACGCTTGATTCAGTCTCGGATGGTCTAATGCTGCCTGTCAAAGACGCGGAAGACATCAGTGAAGTACATGAACACTTCTACCGGATGTTTGATGAGCTTGGTTCCAAAGTCGAGGAGAAACGTACACTGAAGCACGAAGAGTTGATTCGTAAAATCAATGGCATTATTGAGCGGGACTATGCGGACCCCAATCTATGTCTAACTTCTATCGCAGATGAGTTGGGCATGTCGCCCATCTATGTAAGCAGGCTCTACAAACAGCTCACCCTGAAAGGGCTCACGGACGTGATTAACGAAACCCGCATAGCCAAGGCCCAGCATCTGCTGGTAGAGACAGAGAACTCTGTTGCCGATATTGCCGAGAGGACCGGATTCACCAACAGTTCATACTTTTATCGCATGTTCAAAAAGTTTAACGGGGTTACACCAAACGATTATCGCCGCAAAGAATTTCATTCAGAAAACTTCTGA
- the trmB gene encoding tRNA (guanosine(46)-N7)-methyltransferase TrmB, with product MRLRGRKGIRENLEQQVDLVVLDPKQHKGKWSELFGNDHPIFVEFGMGKGQFISQMSYKYPEFNFIGIDMYDELVRRASEKARNAWSQADVETPPNLKLALANIEQIEEVFEPEELERIYLNFSDPWPKAKHARRRLTHPRFLKKYTELLNPKGQIHFKTDSETLFDFSLNAIADFGLQMTNISLNLHRDGLNEEHVMTEYEQKFMGKGMNIHRVEVIVGEEALREYQQTRLDKYKVREATDESGEDQDQN from the coding sequence GATCTTGTTGTACTGGACCCGAAGCAACATAAAGGAAAATGGTCTGAACTGTTTGGCAATGACCATCCGATCTTCGTGGAATTTGGTATGGGTAAAGGTCAATTTATCAGCCAAATGAGTTATAAATATCCGGAATTTAATTTCATCGGTATTGATATGTATGATGAACTGGTGCGTCGTGCCAGTGAGAAAGCTCGTAATGCGTGGAGTCAGGCTGATGTGGAGACACCTCCGAACCTGAAGCTTGCGCTGGCAAATATCGAACAGATCGAAGAAGTTTTTGAACCGGAAGAACTGGAACGCATTTATTTGAACTTCAGTGATCCTTGGCCAAAAGCAAAGCATGCACGTCGTCGTTTGACGCATCCACGCTTCCTGAAGAAATACACGGAATTGCTTAATCCCAAAGGTCAGATTCATTTCAAAACCGATTCGGAGACGCTGTTTGATTTCTCACTCAACGCCATTGCCGACTTCGGCCTGCAAATGACCAATATTTCTTTGAATCTGCATCGTGATGGTTTGAATGAAGAACATGTGATGACAGAGTACGAGCAAAAATTCATGGGTAAAGGTATGAACATTCACCGGGTTGAAGTGATTGTTGGTGAAGAGGCTTTGCGGGAGTATCAGCAGACACGTCTGGACAAGTATAAAGTCCGCGAAGCAACAGATGAATCTGGTGAAGATCAGGATCAGAACTAA